In Alteracholeplasma palmae J233, a single genomic region encodes these proteins:
- a CDS encoding restriction endonuclease subunit S encodes MYQIRRKLILNVPHLRFPEFTGEWRSISLNKFAQINNHSTKLEEYFHYIDLESVEKGVLLNQKTINKNEAPSRAQRVLTRGDILYQTVRPYQFNNLFFDISSGEQYVASTGYAVLRTKENPRFLYHLMNTPTFNKKVMLRSTGTSYPAINSTDLSTIKIMVPSIPEQDKISELLTLIDKKIEVQRKLIDLYKSLIKSLNDDLYYATSEDIFKLKNIILPLQTKEIINDNYLEIGDINILTGTYRVDPNKKYVFGAQKGYCNNLIISTIRPNRGAVTILKEDIMISSALLQLNIVKNYSLKFIKEYLRMPKVLHDFSNLSFGSAYPTISKSDLINYKIPRLESIEFELKSRIVSRVSDSLDYLHANIKKHILLKEYMLKKLFI; translated from the coding sequence TTGTACCAAATAAGAAGAAAATTAATCCTTAATGTTCCACATTTAAGATTTCCTGAATTTACAGGTGAATGGAGAAGTATTTCTTTAAATAAGTTTGCACAAATAAACAATCATAGTACCAAACTAGAAGAATATTTTCACTACATTGATTTAGAGTCCGTAGAAAAAGGCGTTTTATTAAACCAAAAAACAATCAATAAAAACGAAGCCCCTAGCAGAGCTCAGCGCGTCTTAACTCGAGGAGACATACTATACCAAACAGTTAGGCCCTATCAATTCAATAATTTGTTTTTTGATATTTCAAGCGGCGAACAATACGTGGCTTCTACAGGTTACGCAGTATTAAGAACAAAAGAAAATCCAAGGTTTTTATATCATTTGATGAATACTCCGACTTTTAACAAGAAAGTAATGTTAAGATCAACAGGAACAAGCTATCCAGCAATAAATTCGACAGATTTGTCAACAATAAAAATCATGGTCCCTTCAATACCGGAACAAGATAAGATTTCAGAACTGCTCACATTAATAGATAAAAAGATTGAAGTACAAAGGAAACTCATTGATTTATACAAATCCTTAATTAAATCACTTAATGATGATTTATATTATGCTACATCAGAGGATATTTTCAAATTGAAAAATATTATATTACCATTACAGACAAAAGAAATTATAAATGATAATTATTTGGAAATTGGGGATATTAATATTTTAACTGGAACTTATAGAGTTGATCCCAATAAAAAATATGTTTTTGGGGCACAAAAGGGTTATTGTAACAATTTAATTATTTCCACTATTAGACCAAATAGAGGAGCAGTCACTATACTAAAAGAGGATATAATGATTAGTTCAGCACTGTTGCAATTAAATATTGTGAAAAACTACAGCCTGAAATTTATCAAGGAGTATCTAAGAATGCCAAAAGTGTTACATGATTTTTCAAACTTGAGTTTTGGTTCAGCATATCCAACTATATCTAAGAGTGACTTAATAAATTATAAAATACCCAGATTAGAATCTATAGAGTTTGAATTAAAATCTAGAATTGTTTCTAGAGTTTCAGATTCATTAGATTATTTACATGCTAATATTAAAAAACATATCTTATTAAAGGAATATATGTTAAAAAAACTTTTTATATGA
- a CDS encoding tyrosine-type recombinase/integrase, with amino-acid sequence MRKIRFRDFINIWKEEKMKQVKISSYCVYDLMINNHLSDFFDNFYLHDINEDLVQKFIYIKSETLNSKTVRDLVVVIKMVLKMGAKKEYCLIQQFDLIYPKNIKENKVSVFTKIEQKKLTDYLNDNFDFKNLGLLICLYTGIRIGEVSAIKWSDIDIINNTISISRTVQRIYQDGKTRIIEESCKTDKSIRTIPMCKLLVKFIKPLKKIVNEDFYVISNLDKPIEPRTYRVYYKNILKKLGLPQIKFHSTRHSFATRLIESKADVKTVSAILGHSNIATTLNLYVHPNDEQKKKTIEKAFKYINN; translated from the coding sequence ATGAGAAAAATTAGATTTAGAGATTTTATAAATATTTGGAAAGAAGAAAAGATGAAACAGGTAAAGATATCATCCTACTGTGTTTATGATTTAATGATAAACAATCATTTAAGTGATTTTTTTGATAATTTTTATTTGCATGATATTAATGAAGATTTAGTTCAAAAATTTATTTATATAAAATCAGAAACATTGAATAGCAAAACGGTTAGAGACTTAGTAGTAGTTATTAAAATGGTATTAAAAATGGGTGCCAAAAAAGAATATTGCTTAATACAACAGTTCGACCTTATATATCCTAAAAATATAAAGGAAAATAAAGTTTCAGTATTTACTAAGATAGAGCAAAAAAAACTAACTGATTATCTAAATGATAACTTTGATTTTAAGAATTTAGGATTGTTAATATGTTTATATACTGGTATTAGAATTGGAGAAGTATCAGCAATAAAATGGTCAGATATAGACATAATTAATAATACTATTTCAATAAGTAGAACAGTACAAAGAATCTACCAAGATGGAAAGACTAGAATTATAGAAGAGTCTTGCAAAACGGATAAATCTATAAGAACGATACCTATGTGTAAATTACTAGTTAAGTTTATTAAACCATTAAAAAAAATTGTTAATGAGGATTTTTACGTTATTAGTAATTTAGATAAACCAATAGAACCTAGAACATATAGAGTCTATTATAAAAATATTCTAAAAAAATTAGGATTGCCACAAATAAAGTTTCATTCAACTAGACATAGTTTTGCTACTAGATTGATTGAGTCAAAGGCTGATGTTAAAACTGTCAGTGCAATCTTAGGGCATTCCAATATTGCTACAACATTGAATTTATATGTACATCCTAATGATGAGCAAAAGAAGAAAACAATTGAAAAAGCATTCAAGTATATAAATAATTGA
- a CDS encoding DEAD/DEAH box helicase, with product MSDNGKIKTKFTNIYKNEYFGKILDKLSLNLPINENESTYVINLSLVFYDYYLKENQEYYFEFSYYLVLKYFIITGDYNPLYDFSINVGFYPITSLLNKKYKTEIGIFDFINQLKMEKYELNDKIQTKEQYSNKVKLIESKSKYRSFIAPTSFGKSEVILEDIDKLNLLKVAIIVPKKALIWETYRRVKKLAQEKKYKLLIHDTEYNGECRFIGIFTQERALRLLQENNVYFDILYIDEAHNIFEKNERNILLTRLIKLNRKINPKQRIVFLSPLINNSNNLTFEENMEINEKRINFNIKEPDIHFYDERNIEHVYNRFSNRYLERENEENDWRNYIKGRTIKKSLLYVNRPRYVQELALYFSEILPKIPNKQLDEIKEIMIKYVDKEYYMVDLIDKGVLFIHGKMPDSIRDYLIEKYKEIEDIKYLVSNSSVLEGVNFPIDSLFILNTYNLNINNLNNLIGRVNRLNEIFNDKGDLRRLFSPVYFIENAEFGGGNYFRNKIELLRMLDIEDKVKNPVLTNSIEKNIEIYDREETFLSNFKKQDLYAILVRNSIDDFYKEVNECMYKISENIDSFDRKKIVSNENIISIIYEIFFKGFEYGDFKNYEVGRLIKEQTVNFYSSYINFIYHSDFKTKINFFDRHFSKITQEKKLYYIGDSFGEVVKNTDLYENTNRKVYIDIAAKSEKERINLAIVKSKIEDDFVGFEISKFVKALLELKLINQDNYEEFFYNTKSQDKISMLKSGLSQQTINFMEKNELINEVNRTTSGFEASDKFFRMLEDEDDFIKFEINKIFTKSL from the coding sequence ATGAGTGATAATGGAAAAATTAAAACAAAATTTACAAATATATATAAAAATGAGTATTTTGGAAAAATTTTGGATAAGCTTTCATTGAATTTACCAATTAATGAGAATGAATCAACATATGTGATAAATCTGAGTTTAGTATTTTATGATTATTATTTAAAAGAAAATCAAGAATATTACTTTGAGTTTTCATATTATTTAGTTTTAAAGTATTTTATAATTACAGGTGATTACAACCCATTATATGATTTTAGTATAAATGTTGGGTTTTACCCTATAACAAGTCTACTCAATAAAAAGTATAAAACAGAAATTGGTATTTTTGATTTTATTAACCAATTAAAAATGGAAAAGTATGAACTAAATGATAAAATTCAAACGAAAGAGCAATATAGTAATAAAGTTAAGTTAATTGAATCAAAAAGCAAATATCGATCATTTATTGCTCCGACTTCTTTTGGTAAATCAGAGGTAATACTAGAGGATATAGATAAGCTAAATCTTCTTAAAGTAGCAATTATAGTTCCTAAGAAGGCTCTTATCTGGGAAACATATAGAAGAGTTAAAAAATTAGCCCAAGAAAAAAAGTATAAGTTACTTATACATGATACTGAGTATAATGGAGAGTGTAGATTTATTGGTATCTTTACACAAGAAAGAGCCTTAAGACTACTACAAGAAAATAACGTTTATTTTGATATCTTATACATTGATGAAGCACATAATATATTTGAGAAAAATGAAAGAAATATTTTGTTAACTCGTTTGATAAAATTGAATAGAAAGATAAACCCCAAGCAACGAATTGTATTCTTATCTCCTCTAATAAATAACTCGAATAATTTAACATTTGAGGAAAATATGGAAATAAATGAAAAGAGGATAAATTTCAATATTAAAGAGCCTGACATACACTTTTATGATGAAAGGAATATTGAACATGTATATAATAGGTTTTCAAATAGATATTTAGAAAGGGAAAATGAAGAAAATGATTGGAGGAACTATATTAAAGGAAGAACAATTAAGAAATCATTGTTGTATGTTAATAGACCTAGATATGTGCAAGAATTGGCCTTGTATTTTAGTGAAATACTTCCTAAAATTCCTAATAAACAACTCGATGAAATTAAGGAAATAATGATAAAATATGTTGATAAAGAATATTACATGGTGGATTTGATTGACAAAGGGGTACTATTTATACATGGAAAAATGCCTGACTCGATAAGAGATTATCTTATCGAAAAGTACAAAGAAATAGAAGATATTAAGTATTTGGTATCCAATTCATCTGTTCTAGAAGGTGTTAATTTTCCAATTGATTCCTTATTTATATTGAATACATATAATTTAAATATAAATAATCTTAATAATCTAATTGGTAGAGTAAATAGGCTAAATGAAATATTTAATGATAAAGGAGACTTAAGAAGATTGTTCTCGCCAGTATATTTTATAGAAAATGCAGAGTTCGGAGGTGGTAATTATTTTAGAAATAAGATCGAACTTTTGAGAATGCTTGATATTGAAGATAAAGTTAAAAATCCAGTTTTGACAAATAGTATAGAAAAAAATATAGAAATATATGATAGAGAAGAAACCTTTCTTAGTAATTTTAAAAAACAAGATTTATATGCTATTTTAGTTAGAAATAGTATAGATGATTTTTATAAAGAAGTTAATGAATGTATGTACAAAATAAGTGAAAACATTGATTCTTTTGATAGAAAAAAAATAGTTAGCAATGAAAACATTATTAGTATTATCTATGAAATATTTTTCAAGGGGTTTGAGTATGGTGATTTCAAAAATTATGAAGTTGGTAGACTAATAAAAGAGCAAACTGTAAATTTTTATTCTAGTTATATTAACTTTATTTATCACAGTGATTTTAAAACAAAAATAAATTTTTTTGATAGGCATTTTTCAAAAATAACTCAAGAAAAAAAATTGTACTATATTGGAGATTCCTTTGGGGAAGTAGTAAAAAATACAGATTTATACGAAAACACAAATCGTAAGGTATATATAGATATCGCAGCTAAAAGTGAAAAAGAAAGAATTAATTTAGCAATAGTTAAGTCTAAAATAGAAGATGATTTTGTAGGGTTTGAAATTTCGAAATTTGTCAAGGCTCTACTAGAACTTAAATTGATTAATCAAGATAATTATGAAGAATTTTTTTACAATACAAAGAGTCAAGACAAAATCTCTATGTTAAAATCTGGATTATCACAACAAACAATTAATTTTATGGAAAAAAATGAACTAATAAATGAAGTAAATAGAACCACTAGTGGATTTGAAGCTAGTGATAAGTTTTTTAGAATGCTTGAAGATGAAGATGATTTTATTAAATTTGAAATTAATAAAATATTTACAAAAAGTTTATAG
- a CDS encoding SdpI family protein, with translation MHISVLILWITVFVISLLKVVLGTILFKFTPTRNSFFGYKTKQSLKDDESWLFSNKLSAKLILIIGLIELIVSVLTMIFTYKEYDTANDIIIPFI, from the coding sequence ATGCATATATCAGTTTTAATACTTTGGATAACAGTTTTTGTAATATCTTTACTTAAAGTCGTTTTAGGAACTATTTTATTTAAATTTACCCCGACTAGAAATAGTTTTTTCGGCTATAAGACAAAACAATCATTAAAAGATGATGAGTCATGGCTTTTTTCTAATAAACTTAGTGCAAAGCTAATACTTATTATAGGCCTAATAGAACTCATAGTATCTGTCTTAACAATGATTTTTACATACAAAGAATATGATACAGCTAATGATATAATAATACCCTTTATTTAG
- a CDS encoding GNAT family N-acetyltransferase, giving the protein MEKLYLRLMKLEAKEIVLDFIKEMIEHASDIHGLWYTHEETFEKMYEAIQKHSIIKYEGYEQKTPIKYQYLLMSEKTNKLIGVISIRPYLNRSLDESFGGNIGYSIRPSERKKGYATEGLRLAVLETKKINPKDPVMVCCNKYNIGSKKAILNNGGILKEEKNALISEQKYLIY; this is encoded by the coding sequence ATGGAAAAATTATATTTAAGACTAATGAAACTAGAAGCTAAAGAAATTGTTCTTGATTTCATTAAGGAAATGATAGAACATGCTTCAGATATTCATGGCTTATGGTATACACATGAAGAAACATTTGAAAAAATGTATGAAGCAATCCAAAAACATAGTATCATTAAATATGAAGGATATGAACAAAAAACACCTATTAAATATCAATATTTACTTATGAGTGAAAAAACAAATAAACTTATAGGTGTTATAAGTATCAGACCTTATCTAAATAGAAGTTTAGACGAATCATTTGGTGGTAATATTGGTTATAGTATTAGACCTAGTGAAAGAAAAAAAGGGTATGCAACAGAAGGACTAAGACTAGCTGTACTAGAAACTAAAAAAATAAATCCTAAAGATCCTGTAATGGTTTGTTGCAATAAATACAATATAGGATCTAAAAAAGCAATCTTAAATAATGGTGGTATACTAAAAGAAGAAAAGAATGCTTTAATCTCTGAACAAAAGTATTTAATATATTAA
- a CDS encoding GNAT family N-acetyltransferase, whose amino-acid sequence MKFYDEFDSLEDEVLKLNIIDKNIGNESEIPYYYYAIILKERNVEIGKISIRIGHNSHSYYNGNIGFEIYEAYQGNNYSLNASKLVL is encoded by the coding sequence ATGAAATTTTATGATGAGTTTGATAGTTTAGAAGATGAAGTTTTAAAACTAAATATTATAGATAAAAATATTGGAAATGAATCTGAAATACCTTACTATTATTATGCAATTATACTTAAAGAAAGAAATGTAGAAATAGGTAAAATTAGTATTAGAATTGGACATAACTCACACTCATATTACAATGGAAATATAGGTTTTGAGATATATGAAGCATATCAAGGAAACAACTATTCATTAAATGCCAGCAAACTAGTATTATAA
- a CDS encoding GNAT family N-acetyltransferase: MDIIHTKRLTLRPYRLEDTNDVHQYASDKEVVKYMLFGPNSYEETKEFVQKVITTYSIQRPLKNFEYAIEMNQKVIGGVSAYVDCEHKKAEMGWILNQAYHRKGIMTEAALALKEYLIAKFDLTKIFATCDSRNIASEKIMLNLGMKKINIQKNSRIDKETGLDDTADTLIYEVSI, translated from the coding sequence ATGGATATAATACATACTAAAAGGCTTACTTTAAGACCTTATAGATTAGAGGATACAAATGATGTTCATCAATATGCTTCTGATAAAGAAGTTGTAAAGTATATGTTATTTGGACCTAACAGTTATGAAGAAACAAAAGAATTTGTTCAAAAAGTAATTACTACTTATTCTATACAAAGACCACTAAAAAATTTTGAATATGCTATAGAAATGAATCAAAAAGTGATTGGTGGAGTGTCTGCTTATGTTGATTGTGAGCATAAAAAAGCTGAGATGGGCTGGATTCTAAATCAAGCTTATCATAGAAAAGGTATTATGACAGAAGCTGCTTTAGCATTAAAAGAATATCTGATAGCTAAATTTGATTTAACAAAAATATTTGCCACATGTGATTCACGGAATATTGCTTCTGAAAAAATAATGTTAAATTTAGGGATGAAAAAAATAAATATCCAAAAGAATTCTAGAATAGATAAAGAAACTGGATTAGATGATACAGCAGATACTCTAATTTATGAAGTTTCTATATAA
- a CDS encoding GNAT family N-acetyltransferase — protein sequence MDEKSFFIDDLCVDEEKRGLSIGKKLLDDLEIYIGKRKVSLNVWFKNEAAIKFYEKIGFKVLKYVLEK from the coding sequence TTGGATGAAAAGAGTTTTTTCATTGATGATTTATGTGTAGATGAAGAAAAAAGAGGTTTAAGTATTGGTAAAAAACTGTTAGATGATTTAGAAATATATATTGGAAAAAGAAAAGTAAGTTTAAATGTTTGGTTTAAAAATGAAGCAGCTATTAAGTTTTATGAAAAAATTGGATTTAAAGTTTTAAAGTATGTTTTAGAAAAATAG
- a CDS encoding MazG nucleotide pyrophosphohydrolase domain-containing protein: MVDIKAYQNKIIEFYKKRNWYQLDPFIRINFLTEEVGEVSRAVRTIEIGRDRPDEKVPLNMHENLVEELGDVLDNLLIIADKYQISLEDIMESHLSKLEKRYKE, encoded by the coding sequence ATGGTTGATATAAAAGCATACCAAAATAAAATTATAGAGTTCTATAAAAAACGTAATTGGTACCAATTAGATCCATTTATTCGTATTAATTTTCTAACAGAGGAAGTAGGAGAAGTTTCTAGAGCTGTTAGAACAATTGAGATCGGTAGAGATAGACCAGATGAAAAAGTACCTTTAAATATGCATGAAAACCTCGTTGAAGAATTAGGAGATGTATTAGATAATTTATTGATTATAGCTGATAAGTACCAAATCAGTTTAGAAGATATTATGGAATCACACTTAAGTAAATTAGAAAAAAGATATAAGGAGTAA
- a CDS encoding TIGR00730 family Rossman fold protein, giving the protein MNIVIYCGASLGNDSIYEKETRKIGKWISSNQYKLVYGGGKAGLMGVIADTVLENGGKVIGVMPKFLIEREIMHKGLTENFETNTMTERKNKMIELGDIYIALPGGPGTLEEISEVVSWARIGQNNNPCIFWNVDGYYNDLKSFYLTMVEKGFLTQSDFDKILFTNSIDELENFVKTYEPPTVRKY; this is encoded by the coding sequence ATGAATATTGTTATCTATTGTGGAGCAAGCCTAGGAAATGACTCTATATATGAAAAAGAAACAAGAAAAATAGGAAAATGGATTTCTAGTAATCAATATAAACTAGTTTATGGTGGTGGTAAAGCAGGACTTATGGGAGTAATTGCTGATACTGTTTTAGAAAATGGTGGAAAAGTGATTGGAGTTATGCCCAAGTTTTTAATAGAAAGAGAAATTATGCATAAAGGATTAACTGAAAACTTTGAAACTAATACAATGACAGAAAGAAAAAATAAGATGATTGAACTAGGTGATATTTATATTGCCCTTCCAGGAGGACCTGGGACATTAGAAGAGATATCAGAAGTTGTTTCGTGGGCAAGAATTGGCCAAAACAATAATCCTTGTATTTTTTGGAATGTAGATGGATACTATAATGATTTAAAGTCATTTTATTTAACAATGGTTGAAAAAGGTTTTTTAACACAATCAGATTTTGATAAAATATTATTTACAAATTCTATAGATGAATTAGAAAACTTTGTTAAAACTTATGAACCACCAACTGTTAGAAAGTATTAA
- a CDS encoding MepB family protein, whose product MKSINIIKLVFPDFEVIQYDNQNDLYEGFVFVSNSFKYRSRLAKKTPKKEGYFVTFWEKIDGINHPYNKEDTCDYFIILVIDEENKGYFKIPKKDLIEKGIVKSETQKGKMGMRVYPSWNLGLLNKEASKTQKWQLEYFYNL is encoded by the coding sequence ATGAAATCTATAAATATAATTAAACTAGTTTTTCCTGATTTTGAAGTTATTCAATATGATAATCAAAATGATCTTTATGAAGGGTTTGTATTTGTTTCTAATAGCTTTAAGTATAGATCAAGACTTGCTAAGAAAACTCCTAAAAAAGAAGGTTATTTTGTAACATTTTGGGAAAAAATTGATGGTATTAATCATCCATATAATAAAGAAGATACATGTGATTACTTTATTATTCTTGTAATAGATGAAGAAAATAAAGGATACTTTAAAATTCCTAAAAAAGATCTTATTGAAAAAGGAATTGTGAAAAGTGAGACTCAAAAAGGCAAAATGGGGATGAGGGTGTATCCTTCATGGAACCTAGGTTTACTAAACAAAGAAGCTAGTAAAACTCAAAAATGGCAATTAGAATATTTTTATAATCTATAA
- a CDS encoding helix-turn-helix domain-containing protein → MIKDIIDISDFVEVQTEQKVIADLVNRFIKRRKEYGLTQQKLSERSGVSYGSIRRFESKGEISFTSLVKISSILGLLDEFNSLFKKPIIKSLRR, encoded by the coding sequence ATGATAAAAGATATAATTGATATAAGTGATTTTGTAGAAGTTCAAACAGAACAGAAAGTTATTGCTGATTTAGTTAATAGATTTATAAAAAGAAGAAAAGAATACGGATTAACACAACAAAAATTAAGTGAACGCTCAGGTGTTAGTTATGGTTCAATTAGGAGGTTTGAATCTAAAGGAGAAATATCTTTTACTTCTCTTGTAAAAATCAGTAGTATATTAGGATTATTAGATGAATTTAATTCATTATTTAAAAAACCTATTATTAAGAGTTTAAGGAGGTAA
- a CDS encoding type II toxin-antitoxin system HipA family toxin, with the protein MQLTIQKMEVYYNNQLVGYLEMIDEDTIAFQYDTDWIKKGFSISPFSLPLSDKVYISNSPYFKGLYAVFNDSLPDGWGEFLIRRMLLRKKINFEKLSPLVRLSLVNQTGLGGLEYLPKQKKDQINETTDLDLIAADINKELNNRTDGLSLDNLYKLGGASGGARPKVHLKINNEEWIIKFAAINESSLVGIEEYKANILAKECGINVSEFKLFDSKLTKGFFGTKRFDRIGDKKIHVIALSSILETTHQISNLDYIHLFQVIQKISVNPDDLYEAYRRMCFNVLYGNKDDHGKNHSFIYDEVKKGYVLSKAYDITNTIDKLEHEMTVNGSGNPTEKELIEVQERMQLSKEKCLSIIENIKRVINNITL; encoded by the coding sequence ATGCAACTAACTATTCAAAAAATGGAAGTATACTATAATAATCAATTAGTAGGATATTTGGAAATGATAGACGAAGATACGATTGCATTTCAGTATGATACTGATTGGATAAAAAAGGGATTTTCAATATCCCCATTTTCGCTTCCATTATCAGATAAAGTATATATCTCTAACTCTCCTTATTTTAAAGGACTATATGCGGTATTTAATGACTCATTACCAGATGGATGGGGAGAATTTTTGATAAGAAGAATGTTATTAAGAAAGAAGATTAATTTTGAAAAATTATCCCCTTTAGTTAGATTGTCATTAGTAAACCAAACAGGTTTAGGAGGACTTGAATACCTACCGAAACAAAAAAAGGATCAGATAAATGAAACTACAGATTTAGATTTGATTGCAGCAGATATAAATAAAGAGTTAAACAACAGAACAGATGGACTAAGCTTAGATAACCTATATAAATTAGGTGGTGCTTCAGGTGGTGCTAGACCTAAAGTGCACCTTAAAATAAATAATGAAGAATGGATTATCAAGTTTGCGGCAATAAATGAAAGTAGTTTAGTAGGAATAGAAGAATATAAAGCAAATATACTTGCTAAAGAATGTGGCATTAATGTCAGTGAATTTAAACTTTTTGATTCAAAATTAACAAAAGGTTTTTTTGGGACAAAAAGATTTGATAGAATAGGGGATAAAAAAATACATGTTATAGCACTTTCTTCTATTTTGGAAACCACTCATCAAATAAGTAATTTAGATTATATTCATTTATTTCAAGTAATCCAAAAAATATCTGTTAACCCAGATGATTTGTATGAAGCATATAGAAGAATGTGTTTTAATGTTCTATATGGAAATAAAGATGATCATGGTAAAAACCATTCTTTCATTTATGATGAAGTAAAAAAAGGATATGTATTATCTAAAGCCTATGATATAACTAACACTATAGATAAACTAGAACATGAAATGACAGTTAACGGATCAGGGAATCCAACAGAAAAAGAGCTTATTGAAGTTCAAGAAAGAATGCAATTAAGTAAAGAAAAATGCTTGAGTATTATTGAAAATATTAAAAGAGTTATAAATAATATAACCTTGTAA
- a CDS encoding M48 family metallopeptidase yields MKIFILSLIALVFVINIFMSILDLKSRKRVIAKSVSDVYDKDEYTNWRNYQKDSTTLGIVSGIVSLIITAVLFYFNIFSKIYYWTTDLTNILIFQVYLFILVISLISVFFDTVISYYDTFILEEKYGMNKTSKKLFIKDTIVKFLLKVVFFGLLLYVLNIIYVSFENPFIFFITAFSSIAVLVLLMPYLQPIFSRIFNKATSLEEGSLKDKINAYANKMNFPVENIYVIDASKRSSRSNAYFSGYGKKRRIVLYDTLISEFSEEEIVAILAHEVGHAKHKDILKRIPMSLFVIGFFLISLYIIASNKDISLAFGFTESNFLFSIMVFIEIMPLTIIIINTITNWFSRKMEYAADKYSVTTYSKEYLVSALKKLSRKNLSNLAPHPITVVINYTHPPLDKRIEAIENI; encoded by the coding sequence ATGAAAATTTTTATATTAAGCTTAATTGCGTTAGTTTTTGTAATAAATATATTTATGAGTATATTGGATTTAAAAAGTAGAAAAAGAGTTATTGCTAAAAGTGTATCAGATGTATATGATAAAGATGAGTATACTAATTGGAGAAACTACCAAAAAGATAGCACAACCCTAGGAATTGTTTCAGGAATTGTTAGTCTTATTATTACAGCGGTTTTATTTTACTTTAATATTTTTAGTAAGATCTACTACTGGACAACGGATTTAACAAATATACTTATTTTTCAAGTGTATTTATTCATTTTAGTTATTAGTTTAATATCAGTTTTTTTTGATACAGTTATCAGTTACTATGACACTTTTATATTAGAAGAAAAATATGGAATGAATAAAACAAGTAAGAAATTATTTATCAAAGACACTATTGTTAAGTTCTTATTAAAAGTAGTTTTCTTTGGATTACTATTATATGTACTAAATATCATTTATGTAAGTTTTGAAAACCCATTTATATTCTTTATTACTGCGTTTAGCTCAATTGCAGTATTAGTTTTACTAATGCCATACTTACAACCTATTTTTTCTAGAATATTTAATAAAGCAACATCTTTAGAAGAAGGTAGCTTAAAAGATAAAATTAATGCATATGCTAATAAGATGAATTTTCCTGTTGAAAATATTTATGTGATTGACGCATCTAAAAGATCAAGCCGTTCCAATGCTTACTTTAGCGGATATGGTAAAAAAAGAAGAATTGTATTATATGATACACTTATATCTGAGTTTAGTGAAGAAGAAATAGTAGCTATCTTAGCTCATGAAGTTGGTCATGCTAAACATAAGGATATTCTAAAAAGAATTCCAATGTCATTATTTGTAATAGGCTTTTTCTTAATTAGCTTATATATAATAGCTTCAAATAAAGATATTTCACTAGCATTTGGATTTACCGAAAGTAATTTTTTATTCTCAATTATGGTATTTATAGAAATTATGCCATTAACAATCATTATTATTAATACGATAACAAATTGGTTTTCAAGAAAAATGGAATATGCCGCAGACAAATACTCAGTGACAACCTATTCTAAAGAATATTTAGTTTCTGCACTAAAGAAACTATCACGTAAAAACTTATCTAATTTAGCACCTCACCCAATCACAGTGGTTATTAATTATACTCACCCACCACTAGATAAAAGGATTGAGGCAATAGAAAACATTTAA